CTTCATTTCATGCCTCCCTCAGTCATCGGTGTCAGTCGATTCCAGGTGATCGACGGTGTCTCATCCTTGCTCCGCGGGAGCCGACATCCGCTGCGCCGCGGCGGCGGGCACGCGGTCCGGATCAGCGCCCCTGCCGGTTCAGGCTCCAGTCGTAGTCGTACTCGATGAAGCCCTCGAAGCCCTCGAAGAACGCTGCCAGATCGTCCTCGGCGTGCTCGATTAGGTGCTCCATCACCGTTTCCTCGGTGTTTCCGAAGTCCTCGGCATACCAGTCGTAGATGCTTGAGATGACGATGAAGTCCTCGTCGACGACATCCACGCCCCGCGGGTTGTTCACGTAGTCCCGCGCGCCGGCGTCGAGCAGCTCCTCGGTGTTGGCGGCGGTGAACGCCGTGTCGAGCAGGTGCGGGCAACCGTAGGCCGCGCAGTTGACCGCGTAGTGAATCCGCTCGTCCTGCCAGATGGGGCGCAGGATGCCGTGCTCCATGTGGTTCAGCGTCAGGTCCTCGCCGGCGACGTTGGCGTGCACGTCGTCCCACGGACCGGTATAGGGAACCACGCCCTCGTGGATGTCCCGAATCGTGTCCACCGGATAGGCGTCCAGCACCACCTGGACCGTCAGCGCGTTGTAGAAGTTGATCCAGTACGCCATCTGCTCCGCGCGGCTGTAGTCGCGGGGATCGAGCCCCTGCAGGTAGTCGAGATAGCCGGCCAGCTTCGCGGCGTCCCCGGCATTGCCCTGCAGCGCCTCGTAGTCGACCAGATTCACGCCCGCCTCGTCGGGGGCGATATAGGCGTTCAACAGGTCCTGCCAGGCGGAGTGATCGATGCGCTCGGCGCTGGATTCGTCGCTGGCGTCCCAACCCGCAATCTCTTCCGGTTCCGGCGCGCCGCAGGCGGCGGCGATCAGCGTCGCGCCCAGCAGCCCCACGAGGATGTCCCGACGACGACGCGCCGGCGCCGTTGCCTTCCGTGTCCGGAATGCCTGCATGATCGCTCTTCCTGCTTGGTCCTGCGCCCGGGGAACCGTCGCCCACACCATTCCTGTCGCCTCCCTGCCGCGAGTCGAACTACATCGCAAGAATCGAACACCCCGCCACCGCATTATGCCATGCACGTAACTGCGAAGAACCAGGAGACCACCCTCGACGAAGCTGCGGTCATGGCTCCGGCGTCGCGCGACGGGTGCGGAGCCGGACGATCATCCCGATAATCCCAATGCCGGCCCCGACGACGCCCTTCACCGTCCCGCCGACCTTCGACCGGCCGAAACGCCGCCGCCGGGAATCCACCGGCGTCTCGACGATCCGCATCCGCATCTGGATCGCCTTGATCTGCATCTCCACGGTCCAGCCGTAGGCCGTGTCGCGCATGTCGAGCCGGCGCAGGGCATCCGCGCGGATGGCCCGGAAGGGACCGAGATCGGTCACCCTGTGGCCCCAAAGCAAGCGGATCAGGAGCGACGCCACCCGGTTGCCCGCAATCTGCGGCGGCGACAGGGCCCCCGACTCCATGCGTCCCAGGACGCGCGAACCGATCACGAGGTCGGCCCCGTCCGCCGTCGCGCGCAAGAGGTCGAGCGTCTGCCGCAGGTCGCACGACCGGTCGCCGTCCACGAACAGGATCACGTCCACCGGGCGGAGCGCGGCGAGGGCGGTCAGACAGGCGCGGCCGTAACCGGGCGTCTGCTCGACGGCCACGCGCGCGCCCGCCGCGCGCGCCCGCTCCGCGGTGGCGTCGGCGGAGCCGTTGTCGCACACGACGATGTCATCTACGACACGCTGCCCGGCCGCCGTCCGCAGCGCCAGCAGGCCACCGACCACCTCGCCGATGTTCTCCGCTTCGTCGCGGGCCGGAATCACCGCTCCGACAGTCGAGCCCTCGTACATGGTCTTCCAACGCCGCCGCGTCGTCGCGTCAGGTCGTAACCGAGACCCGCCAGAACGAGACCGAACTGCAGCCAGCGCGCCCACAGGGGCTGGGCGTACGGATGCATCTGGTAGTCCTGCAGGTTGAGTCCGGTAACGTAGCTCAGCAGGAGAGCGACCGAGGCCGTCCAGGCCCAGACGCTGGGATAGACGGCCGCGAAGGGCAGCAACCATAGCAGGTACCACGGATTGATCACCGGCGACGACGCCAGCAGCGCGCCGAACACCCAATCCCCGCGCGGAATGCCGTGAGCGCCTCTTCGTGTGTACAAGAAATAATAGCACCAGAACATGGCGAACGCGAACCCGAGCACGAGCCGGGCCTCGAACCGGGGCCTCACGGTCGCGAGCAGCCCGTACAGCGCGGAGTTGAACTCCCAGTCCCGCGCGAAGACCTGCAACGACGCGAGGTCGGTCCCGCCGAGCAGCGCGAACGGACCGTAGAGCGCCGCCAGCGTGACTCCGAAAACGAGCCAGTGCCTGACGCGCGCCCCGGCCAGCACCAGCGGGGCCAGCACCAGCCCGAAGGTCTTGGCCCCGGCGGCCAGGCCCAGGCAGACGGCGGCGCCCGGCCAGCGGCGGTTTCGCGC
The Acidobacteriota bacterium DNA segment above includes these coding regions:
- a CDS encoding DUF547 domain-containing protein; the protein is MRWRGVRFLRCSSTRGREATGMVWATVPRAQDQAGRAIMQAFRTRKATAPARRRRDILVGLLGATLIAAACGAPEPEEIAGWDASDESSAERIDHSAWQDLLNAYIAPDEAGVNLVDYEALQGNAGDAAKLAGYLDYLQGLDPRDYSRAEQMAYWINFYNALTVQVVLDAYPVDTIRDIHEGVVPYTGPWDDVHANVAGEDLTLNHMEHGILRPIWQDERIHYAVNCAAYGCPHLLDTAFTAANTEELLDAGARDYVNNPRGVDVVDEDFIVISSIYDWYAEDFGNTEETVMEHLIEHAEDDLAAFFEGFEGFIEYDYDWSLNRQGR
- a CDS encoding glycosyltransferase family 2 protein, with the protein product MYEGSTVGAVIPARDEAENIGEVVGGLLALRTAAGQRVVDDIVVCDNGSADATAERARAAGARVAVEQTPGYGRACLTALAALRPVDVILFVDGDRSCDLRQTLDLLRATADGADLVIGSRVLGRMESGALSPPQIAGNRVASLLIRLLWGHRVTDLGPFRAIRADALRRLDMRDTAYGWTVEMQIKAIQMRMRIVETPVDSRRRRFGRSKVGGTVKGVVGAGIGIIGMIVRLRTRRATPEP